Proteins encoded within one genomic window of Pseudalkalibacillus sp. SCS-8:
- a CDS encoding ABC-ATPase domain-containing protein — protein sequence MDKLRDILKRIDGKGYKAYKDIRGKYHFNEFTLHIDHVQGDPFAAPSKIRVEVPKSKTILQSDWESTPSRKIRVEDTIARSVAKAIRQSDDRAGGSGKSGVITIDKPAQEILERTAVQLTDSSVIICLSVGLPARGRKVLGRQAEKMLMSIIPQILKDSIFAIEEETIVAAVELCDQQDAIREFMAGNSLVAFIANGSVLPRESGISDRPLQSDDVVSFEAPQSLSVSIPVPHRKEPIQGMGIQKGITLIVGGGYHGKSTMLEAIERGVYDHISGDGREFVLTDPNAMKVRAEDGRKITNVDISPFIQNLPFGKATTNFTSEDASGSTSQAATIIESLEAGASALLIDEDTSATNFMIRDERMQQLVSKEKEPITPFIDKVRQLKEEHDVSTLLVMGGSGDYFDVADTVILMDQYGPFDVTSEAKDIAQHAVSNRQREGGERFGDIQSRKPQPSSLDSRKGKHSKVAARGLHTIQYGTTDIRIDFVEQLTDASQTRAIAEILHYIEKKKWLGSLPVSELLSKVERQLDEKGLASFTEFPNQHPGDLARPRVLELASALNRLRTLKIEQ from the coding sequence ATGGACAAGCTCAGGGACATATTGAAACGGATTGATGGAAAAGGGTATAAAGCGTATAAGGATATCCGGGGAAAGTATCATTTTAATGAATTCACCCTTCACATCGATCATGTACAAGGAGATCCGTTTGCAGCTCCTTCTAAAATAAGGGTAGAGGTTCCAAAATCAAAAACGATTTTACAGTCTGATTGGGAGTCGACACCTTCACGTAAAATCAGGGTTGAGGACACGATTGCTCGAAGTGTCGCAAAAGCGATCCGTCAAAGTGACGATCGTGCAGGAGGTTCTGGTAAAAGTGGTGTCATTACGATTGATAAGCCAGCTCAGGAAATTCTTGAAAGGACAGCTGTTCAGTTGACTGACAGCTCTGTTATCATCTGCTTATCAGTCGGTCTACCTGCAAGAGGCAGAAAAGTGCTGGGTAGACAAGCGGAAAAGATGCTGATGTCGATCATCCCTCAAATTTTAAAGGATTCCATATTCGCCATCGAAGAGGAAACGATTGTCGCTGCAGTCGAGTTGTGCGATCAACAGGATGCGATTCGCGAATTCATGGCAGGGAACAGCCTCGTTGCATTTATCGCGAATGGTTCGGTTTTACCGAGGGAGAGTGGGATCAGTGACCGTCCTCTTCAATCCGATGATGTGGTCTCATTTGAAGCCCCACAGTCGTTGAGTGTTTCCATTCCCGTCCCTCATCGAAAAGAACCTATTCAAGGGATGGGGATTCAGAAAGGCATTACGTTGATCGTCGGTGGTGGATACCATGGGAAAAGTACGATGCTCGAAGCGATTGAACGCGGCGTTTATGATCATATCAGTGGGGACGGCCGCGAGTTTGTGTTGACCGATCCGAATGCGATGAAGGTACGTGCAGAAGATGGCCGGAAAATCACGAATGTCGATATTTCTCCTTTCATTCAAAACCTGCCGTTCGGCAAGGCTACGACCAACTTTACATCAGAGGATGCAAGTGGTAGTACGTCTCAGGCGGCAACAATCATTGAATCGCTTGAAGCGGGGGCAAGTGCTTTGTTGATTGATGAGGATACAAGTGCTACGAACTTCATGATTCGTGATGAACGAATGCAACAGCTCGTTTCGAAAGAGAAGGAACCGATCACGCCTTTTATTGATAAAGTGAGACAGTTGAAGGAAGAGCATGATGTCTCGACCTTGCTTGTCATGGGCGGCTCTGGAGACTATTTTGACGTTGCGGATACGGTTATTTTAATGGACCAGTACGGTCCGTTTGATGTGACGAGTGAAGCGAAAGACATTGCACAGCATGCCGTTTCGAACCGTCAAAGGGAAGGCGGAGAACGGTTCGGAGATATCCAGTCAAGGAAGCCACAACCATCCAGTCTCGACAGCCGAAAAGGGAAACATTCGAAAGTAGCAGCGAGAGGGCTTCATACAATCCAGTATGGAACGACAGATATAAGGATTGACTTTGTCGAGCAGCTGACCGATGCAAGCCAGACGAGGGCGATTGCAGAAATCCTCCATTATATAGAAAAGAAGAAGTGGCTTGGGTCATTACCTGTATCAGAATTGCTCTCAAAAGTTGAGCGACAATTGGATGAGAAAGGGCTTGCATCATTTACAGAATTTCCTAACCAGCATCCTGGTGACTTGGCACGGCCCCGTGTGTTAGAATTAGCTTCAGCATTGAACCGTTTACGTACGTTGAAGATTGAACAGTGA